GCGCCGGTGCAGCGGGCACCCGCCGCAGGCAGGGCGGCGCCGGGTGCACAGCGTGGCGCCCAGGTCCATCATCGCCTGGGTATAGTCCGCCAGGCGATGATGCGGCGTATAGTGCTCGGCCAGCTCCCAGAGCCGGTTCTCCACCGCTTTCTGGCCGGGCCAGCCGGCCACGGCGTGCAGGCGGGTCAGTACCCGTTTCACGTTGCCATCCAGGATGGGGGCACGCACCCCTCGGCTTTGCGCCAGGATGGCGCCGGCGGTGGAGCGGCCAATACCGGGCAGGGAAGCCACTTCCTCCACGGTGTCCGGGAATTCGCCATCATGGTCACCGACCAGTTGCCGGGCCGCCTTGTGCAGATTGCGGGCACGGGCGTAGTAGCCAAGCCCGGTCCACAGGTGCAGCACCTGATCCACCTCGGCGGCGGCCAGGCGATGCACGTCCGGGAAAACCTCCATGAAGCGCTGGAAGTAATCGATGACGGTGATCACCTGGGTCTGCTGCAGCATGATTTCCGACACCCACACCCGGTAGGGCGTGCGTGGATGCTGCCAGGGCAGGTCCTTGCGCCCGTGCTGGTCGTACCAGGCCAGCACGGCGTCACTGAAAGCGGTGGTCGTGGTACTCAGTTGAACAGCCCCTTGAGCTTGTCACCCAGTTTTTCGTTGAGTTTGTCGCGCTGCTTCTCGATTTCCTCCCGGGCTTTCTGCCCGGCGGCGTTTTTCAGCACTTCCTCGGTGGTGTCGCCTTCGGCGTCGATGCCGAGTTTGTCTTTCAGTTTACCCTTGGCGGCGTTGGTGGCCGCCTGCTGGGCGATCTTGCGGAAACCGTCCCGGTCCGGGCCGCACCATTTGGCCGGACTGCTCTCCAGGCTGCCCTGGCAGCGCAGCGGCCAGGTGGCGTCGCCGAGGTATTTGCCGCCGTCCAGCTCCGGCGACTTCATGCCGATGTGCAGATCAAATTGTTGGGTCAGCACGTTGAACCAGCCGTTACCGGAGAGACTGCCTTTTTCCAGTGTGGCGTCCAGGCTTTCGAGGTAGGCGACCTGCTTGTCCAGGCGGGTTTGGCTGGTCAGGTCGATGATCTTGGTGTCCTCGGAAAGCACCGAGGGCAGCTTGCCGGATTGCTGGTCGGGAATCAGTGCGGTCAGCCCCTTGAGCCCGCCCAGGGTATCGTTGATGCCGCCCACCAGGGTGTTGTACAGATTCAGGCCGCGCACGGTACCGTCGGCCAGTCCCAGGTTCAAGTTGCCCTTGGCGGATTCCACCAGTGCCTTCTGGCTGTTGCCGCTGGCGTTGAAGTCGCCGTCCATGCTGAACAGGCCGGTGGCCAGATCGTCCTTCATGGCCATCTTGGCGATGGGCTGGATCTGCATGCGATTCACCTTGGTGCGCGCGCTGATCCGCGGGGTCTTGCCGGCCACGTTGAGGGTGCCGCTGGCGCTGAAATCCCCGTTCAGGGTCTTGCCGCTGGCCTGGGTCAGCTTCAACACACCATTGGCGGCGGACACGGCAAAGCTCAGATCGCTGGCCTCGATCTGTTCGAAAGTCAGATGGCCAATGCGGAACTTGCCGTCCAGCAGCAACGGACGCAGGCTCTCCACCGGAATCAGTTCGGCCTCGGTGAGGTTGGCGGTACCGCCGCTCTTGCCGGCGTCGCCGCCGGTGGCGGCCGGTTTGTCCTCGGAGGAGGGGCTTTCCGGCGGCAGGTATTGATCCAGCACGATCTTGTCCATGGTCAGATCGAAGACGATCTTGCCGCTTTCCAGGTTCTGCAGCCCGGCACTGCCATTAATGGTGCTGTTATCAAGGGTAAGGGTGAGGGGCTTGGCGATGACGCTGTTGGCTGGGCCGGACAGGGTGGCGCTCATCGCCACTTTGTTGAGGGCGCTGTCGCCGCGGGTCTCGATGGCCGGCTCGCCCAGCGTCTTCAATACCGTGTTGAGGTTGAACGGCTCGGTATCGAGTTTGCCGGCCACGACCATGTCGCCGGTGAGTCCGGTGATCCGCGCTTCGCCGGTGGTGCGCGTGCCGGCGGCCTGCAGCACCAGGTTGGTGAGGTTGGCGCTATCCTCATCCAGGTTCACGTCCAGCGCCTGTTCCAGATGCACATCCACGGGTTGGGCGGTGGCGCCGGCGATATTGGCGTCCAGCATCATCGGATTCAACACGAAGTGGTTGGCATCCAGGTTGGCGGCCAGGGTGGTTTTCAGGTTCAGGTCCACGCGCATGTCGCTCTGGTCCTGATAGCGCAGCGACATCTCCAGCGGGAACGGCTGATCCAGGCTGACATCGCGGGCATTGAAGTTGAAATGCTCGACGCGGATATCGGTGCCGTCGGTGGCGTTGCGATAGCTGATGCGGCCGTTGGTGATATCCACCGAGGGAATGGTCAGGGGAATATCGAGGGTGCTGCCTTCCTCGCCGCCGTCGGCGGTTTGCTGTTCCTCTTCGGTCTGATCCTGGCTGGTGTCGTCCTGGGGACCAATCCTTTCCCAGTTGCCGCCTTGTTGATCTTCGCGCAGATTCACTTCCAGGCCGTCGATCAGCACGCCATCCATTTCCACCTGGCCAAGCAGCAGGGGCCACACGGCGACGCTGACGCTGGCGTTGTCGAGGGCGGCGAACAGCTCTTCCTCATCGGCGATGCGGGCTTCGGTGCGGCCCAGGCTGACGCCCAGGGAGGGCCAGAACTGCCAGGAGAGGTCGCCGGGAATGGAGAGGTCCAGGTTGGCGTTCTTGCGTGCCTGCTCCTCGATCTGTGGCTTGAAATCGTTGGGGTCGATCACCTGGGTGACGACGAAGATCGCCGCGGCCAGCAATACCACGATGGCCACGATTACGATGACAATGATCTTGATTGCACGTCCCATGACGGTGCTCTCCTTGCGCCCGGGCCCTCGGGCCCCGATGATAACGAGTTGGTATAATCGTAACGAAGCTCTGGCCCGTTCGACACCATGATAACGATGATAACCTTTTGAGCCCGGGCCGTGGTGCTTGTGTCGCCGCGGCGTAAAGATCGCGAACTGGCTCTTATGACCATTTGGGGAACGACGATTGGTAAAGTTCCGTAACTTCCTGCTGTTTCTGGGGCTGGCCCTATGTGCCGCGCGGCTTTGGGCGGCGCCGGTGGTGGTGCCGGACGGCCACCAGAGTCAGGTGGCGGTGGCGAAATCCATGGACGTGCTGGTGGATCCGGAGGGGCGGTGGGATTTGCCTCAGGTGCGCGAGGATTTTTCCAGCCGCTTTACCGTCAACACGGCGGAGGAGCCCAATTTCGGTTTTACCAGCAGCGTGATCTGGCTGCGATTCACGCTCGACACCAGCAAAGTGATGAACCAGAGCTGGTATCTGGTGGAGCGTTATCCGATTCTCGACCACATCACGCTGTATGCACCGCGCCCGGATGGCGGTTACGACGAAGTGGCGATGGGGGATACGCTGCCGTTCCACATGCGGATGATGAATCATCGGGCCTTTATTTTCCCCCTGGACACCGACAGACCCGGGCCGCGCACCTTTTATGTGAAAGTCAGCGGCAAAGGGGCGATCAACCTGTCGCCGGTACTCTACAACAGCACCGGGCTGGTGGAATACACCTACCGGGATACCCTGTTGTACGGGGTGTTCTATGGGTGTTTGCTGATCATGGTGATCTACAACGCCCTGTTGGCATTGTCGCTGCGGGAACCGGTGTATCTGTATTTCGTCGCTTTCCTGGTGGGGATGGTGATCTTCATCCTCAACATCAACGGCTTCGGCTTGCAGTTTGTGTGGCCACTGTGGCCCAAGCTCAATGAGTATTACTGGCTCGGCATTTACATCAGTTGTCCGGCACTGGCCATGTACTCCCGCTCTTTCCTGGAATTGCGCGTGCGCTTTCCGCGCTATGACCGGGTATTGCGGCACTACCTGATCGGCGCGTTCGTGCTGCTGGCGGTGCAACTGATGATCGTGCCGCCCTGGTCCTACTATCTGTCCACGGCCCTGGTGGGGGTCACCGTAGTGCTGTTCAGCTGGCTTGGCTGGATGGTTCTGTCCCAGGGGTATCGGGCGGCACGTTTGTACGTGCTGGCCTGGTGGGTCTTCATGCTGCTGGTGTTCATTTTTATCCTCGGTATCGTCGGCTGGCTTCCCTACACCTCGTTCATCACCATCCTGCCGCATCTGGCCACGTTGTGGGTGGTGGTGATGCTGTCACTGGCCCTGGGGGACCGCATTCGTTTCCTGGAACGTGAGCGCAACAGTTTGTTCGAGGAGTCCCGCCGCAACCTGGAACGCCATGTGGCGGAAATGGAGCGCGTGAACCGGGACAAGTCCACCTTCCTGCAATATGTCAGCCACGAATTGAACACCCCGATCAACTGGCTCGGTGCGGCGGATACCCTGAGCGACGATGATGATCGCCGGGATACCTGGAATCTGGTGCGCAAAGGGCAGCAACGTCTGATGGGGATGGTGAGTACGTCGTTGCGTTATTTCGATCTGTCGGATCGGGAGAGCCCCACGCTGATCACCGTGTGCGATCCCTACTGGTTGGTGGAGGCGCTTACCACCAGCCGTTGCGAGTGCCTGGAGCAGAGTGGCCTGAAGGTGCAGAACCGGGTGTCGGAACGGCTGCGGGTGCGTGCCAACGAGAGTGAGCTTCAGGAGGTGCTGGCCATGGCGTTGGATAACGCCATCCGTTTCAGCCCCGCTGGAGAAATCATCGATGTCAGCAGTCAGCGTCTGGACGGGGTGGGCGAAATCCGCATGCGGGATAATGGCCGTGGTGTCGGCACGGATCAGTTGGAGAGTCTGTTCGAGCCGTTCTTCATCATGGGCTCACGCCATCACGAGGATGGGTTCGGCCTGTCTCTGGCGATGGCGCGGGTGATGATCGAGCAGAGCGGCGGGCGGATCTGGGCGGAAAGCGCCGGCGAAGGGCAGGGCTTTACCCTGGTGATCCGCTTGCCGCTGGCGGAATAGGGGGCGTGAAGCCCCCTAGCGCAGTGTCCCCATCGCCTGCCCCATGCGTACCGGGCTTTCGGCGGCCAGGGCGGCATCGAATTCCGCGTGGCCACGGGCGAACAGCACGATGGCGGTGGAGCCGAGCAGGAAGCGGCCCAGTTCCTCGCCCCGTTGCAGCGTGACCGGTTGCCGGTTCCGATAGTCGCTGTGTGTCACGTGGCGAGGCAGCGGCGTGACCTGGCCGGAGAACACCGTCTCGATACCGGCGACGATCATGGCCCCCACCAGGATCACCGCCATCGGCCCCTGTTCGGTATCGAAAACGCACACCAGCCGTTCGTTGCGGGCGAACAGGCCGGGCACCCGTTCGGTGGTGGCCTGATTCACCGAGAACAGCCGGCCCGGCACGTAGCGCGTTTCCCGCAGGGTGCCGGTGGCGGGCATATGCACCCGGTGATAATCCTTTGGTGACAGATAAACGGTGGCGAACTGGCCGCCGAGGAATTCCGTGGCCAGATCGTGGTCGCCGCCGAGCAGTTCGAACAGGCTGTAGTTATGGCCCTTGGCCTGGAAAATCCGGTCGCCTTCAATGGCGCCAAGCTGGCTGACAGTGCCGTCGGCCGGGCAGGCGATGGCATCGGCCTGTTCCGGCAGCGGCCGGGCGCCTTCGCGCAGGGCGCGGGTGAAAAACGCGTTGAAATGGGGGAATCGCCCGGCTTCGGTGATCTCCGCTTCGGACAGATCCACTTGAAAGCGGCGGATGAACAGACCAATGAAGGTGTCCTTCACCCAGGGTGTTTCGCTACGGGCCAGAATACCCACCAATCGCGACAGGGCATGGTGGGGCAGCAGATATTGCAGAGCGACGAACAGACGTTGCCATAAGTCCTTCAAGGGCACCTCGAAATGCGGCTGGTTGTTATTCGGATTTTTCGAACGGGGTATCGGGGTGGTTGCCCCATTCCGCCCAGGAACCGGCATAACCGGCGATATGAGGGAAACCCAGCAGTTTGCCCACCAGCCAGGTGAAGCTGGAGCGATGGTGGGTCTGGCAGTGGGTGATCACTTTGCGGTCGGCGGTGATGCCCAGCTCGGCCAGTTCCTGATGCAGGGTATCCAGATCACGCACTCGCAGGTGGTCGTTCTTGTCCATGGCATCGGTCCACTCATAGTGCACCGCGCCGGGAATGTGGCCGCCTTTCTGGGCGAAGGCACGGATGCCGGCGTACTCCTCCTCGGAGCGGGCATCCCAGATCACCACATCCGGGTTCTGGTATTCGGCCAGCACCGTCTCCAGGTCCACGTTGACGCCGGCCTTGTGCAGGCTGACCTCATAATCGCCGGGCGTGGGGGTATGCGGTTCGCTGCTGGTGGGCAGGTCCGCCGCCAGCCAGGCGTGGATGCCGCCATTGAGGTAGGTGTAGTGGGCATGGCCGATGTAATCCAGGGTCCACAACAGCCGCCCGGCCCAGCCGCCGCCTTCATCGTCATAGGCGACCACCTGGGTGTCCGGGGTCAGCCCCAGCTCGGAGAACAGGTCGGAAAGGGTATCGTCATCGGGCAGCAGGCCGGGGGCCGGCTGAGTGCCTGTCTGCAGGCGTTTGAAATCCAGGTGAACGGCGCCGGGCACATGGGCCTGGGCGTAAACCTGTTCCTTGCTCAGATCAACGATCAGCAGGTTGGCGTCATCAAGATGATTGGCCAGTTCGGCGGGTTCCAGCAACAGGGGCAGGGACATAAGTCAATCAAACGGTCGTGGGTCGGGAATTTGGAGGGTGTGAATAAAATTTCACCGCCTCGTGCATGGAATCATTGTCCAATATCCGCCGGGCTTTATCCAGGTGGGATCCAGGCGGGACAGTCCCGATGGCGGCGGCGCGAATCACTCAGTACCGTGCGCGGGCCTCATCGTCCAGGGTGTCGGCGATCTGGAAGTAGTTGTTCAGGCGCTCGTGTATAAACGCATCGTCCTGGGCGGCTTCCAGCAGAGCGCAGCCCGGTTCATGCCGGTGGGTACAGTTACGGAAGCGGCAATGGCCGGCCCGTTCGGACAACTCCCGATAACCGTGCAGCAACTCCTGCTCATCGATGTGCCAGAGACCGAATTCGCGAATTCCCGGGGAGTCGATCAGGTGGCCGCCTTCGGGAAAATGGAACAAGCGCGCGGTGGTGGTGGTGTGCTGGCCCAGCCCTGACATCTCCGAAATTTCGCCCACGGGCAGTTCCGCTTCCGGCAGGATGGCGTTCACCAGAGAGGATTTGCCAACCCCGGATTGGCCGACGAAGACGCTGGTGGCGTCCGCCAGGGCGGCGCGCAAGGAGGCCAACTGGTGACCGTCGCCATGGGCGGACAGGGTGATGACCTGATAGCCAAGGTGCCGATAAAGCGCGCAGATGTGCTCGGCGTGATCGCGATTGCCATCGTCCAGCAAATCGGTCTTGTTCAGCACCAGCACCGGCTCGATGCCGGACAGTTCCGCCGCCACCAGGTAGCGGTCGAGCAGGGCGCTGGAAGGCGCCGGGCGCGGAGCGAACACCACCAGGAGACGATCCACATTGGCGGCCACGGGCTTCAAGTTGCCGTAATTGTCCGGACGTTTCAGAACCGAGTGGCGCGGCTCCACGGCCGTGACCACGCCGGTGCCTTCGCTGTGCGGCGGATGCCAGAGCACCCGGTCGCCGACCACCAGTTGTTCCAGATTGGCGCGGAAATGGCAGCGGGTCCGGGTACCGTCCCGGGCCTCCACCAATACCTGGCCACCGAAATGGGCGGTCACCGTACCCCACTGTTCCTCGCCGAGGGTGGTGGCCACGGGCTGATCTTTTTCCGCTTTGCGCTGCATGCGATCGCGGCGCTCGGCCTGGATCTTTTCGATGCGCCAGCGTTGTCGCCGGTTGAGATTGCGTTTCGCCATGCGTTCGCGAGGGGTCGGTTAAGGTGGCGCCATTATGGCACGGTTGGGGCTCCGGCTCTGCTACCATGACGTCAAATTCATTACCGCACGGGGCCCGTGAGATGCCATCGAAAGACAACCTGATCTGGATCGACCTGGAAATGACCGGTTTGAGCCCCGAACAGGATCGCATCATTGAAATCGCCACCATCGTCACCGACGCCAATCTGCAGGTGCTGGCGGAGGGACCGGTGCTGGCGGTGCATCAGAGCGACCAGCGTTTGGCGGCCATGGACGAATGGAATACCCGCCACCACGGCAACTCCGGGTTGACCGACCGGGTACGCGCCAGCCGTGTGGACGAGGCGGAAGCGGAGCGGCAGACCCTGCTGTTTCTCGCGCAATACGTGGACGAGAAGATGTCACCGATGTGTGGCAACAGCATCTGCCAGGACCGCCGATTCCTGGCCCGCTACATGCCGACCCTGGAAGCGTTCTTCCACTACCGCAATCTGGATGTCTCCACCTTGAAGGAACTGGCCGCGCGCTGGAAGCCGCAAATCCTGTCCGGCGTCAAAAAAGAGAACAAGCACCTGGCGCTGGACGACATCCGCGAATCGATCGCCGAACTGGCCTACTACCGGGAACATTTCATCCGCGAGTAGCGTCCCTTTGGCGGTGTTCGGACCCTTGCCGCCACCGGGATCGAGAGTCTGTTCAGGCCAGCAGGCGATGCAGGGCCCAGTTCACGTGCTCACGTACCAGTTCGCTGGGATCGTCCCGCCGCGAGCGCAGCGCACCGATGGCCTCCGTGCTGGCCGGGCCATTGCCCAATGCCACCGCCAGATTACGCAACCAGCGCTGATAGCCGGCGCGGCGGATCGGGGAGCCCTCGGTGCAACGCAGAAAAGTGGCTTCGTCCCACAGAAACAGAGTGACCAGATCGCTGTTTTCCAACTGATGCCGTGGCTGGAAGTCGTGTTCGCCGGTGAATTGCGCGAACCGGTTCCAGGGGCACATGAGCTGGCAGTCGTCACAGCCGAAGATGCGGTTGCCGATGCCGGCGCGCAGGGCCTCGGGTATGGAGCCGGGATGCTCGATGGTCAGGTAGGAGATACAGCGACGGGCATCCAACTGGTAGGGAGCGACGATGGCGTCGGTGGGACAGACTGTCATGCAGGCGGAGCATTTGCCGCAGCGGTCTTCCACCGGCTGATCCACTGGCAGTGGCAGATCGGTGTAGATCTCGCCGAGAAAAAACCAACTGCCGGCTTCGCGATTGAGCAGCAGCGTATGCTTGCCCTGCCAGCCCAGTCCGGCTTTGGCGGCCAGCGGCTTTTCCATCACCGGCGCGCTGTCGACAAACGCCCGGGCCAGTTCGCTGTCACTGACTTGTTCGCGGATCCAGCGCGCCAGTGTCGCCAGCCGCTTGCGGACCAGCTTGTGGTAGTCGCGCCCCAGAGCGTAGCGCGACACATAGGCCTTCTCGCCCTGCTTGAGCAGCTTCACCGGCTGGGTGTCCGGTGGCAGATAATTCATGCGCAGGGAGATCACCCGCAGGGTGCCGGGTTCCAGCTCCTGTGGCCTTGAGCGCTTGTGCCCGTGGGCTTCCATCCACTTCATTTCACCGTGGTATCCGGCGTCCAACCAGCGTCTCAGCCTCGTCTCGGCCTCTCCGAGGTCGATATCGGCCACGCCAAGCTGCTGGAAACCCAGCAGCCTGGCCTGTTCGGCCAGTTGTGTTTTGAAATGAGTGAAATCCATGGAGTGATCGAGAACTGTACGTGGTCAACGTATAATGGGCGATGTTCGCGACAGGATAGCAGCGATGACCATGGCACCGTTACCTAATCGACTTTACAGCGCTGCCCAGACCCGGGAGCTGGACCGTCTTGCCATCGAGGGCGGTGTCAGCGGTGCCACTCTGATGGCCCGGGCGGGACAGGCCGCCTTTGACCTGATGCTGCAGCGTTGGCCGGAGGTGCGTGAGCCGGCGATTCTGTGCGGTGCGGGTAACAACGGTGGTGACGGCTATGTGGTGGCGCGCCTGGCCCAGGAAGCCGGGTTGCGGCCCGTGGTCTATCAGTGGCGTCCGCTGGATCAGCTTGGCGGCGACGCTCTGGCCATGGCGGAGGCGGCCCGTGATGCCGGGGTGCCGATGCTGCCATTGAATCTGGACAACCTGCCGCATGCCGCGCCGCTCTTGGTGGATGGCCTGCTGGGAACCGGCATCAGCGGGGTGTTGCGCGAAGACATGCGGGCTTTGCTGCAGGCGCTCGATGCCTTGGGCAAGCCGGTACTGGCTCTGGATGTTCCCTCCGGCTTGTCGGCGGACTCCGGGGCCAGCGCCGGTGCCGTGTTGGGCGCGGATTGCACCATTACCTTCATCGGCGTGAACCGCGGACTGCTCACCGGGGTGGGGCCATGCCACAGCGGCCAGCTGGTGTTCTCCGGCCTCAACGTGGACGAGGCCGTGTACCAGGCCATACCCGACCCGGTTTGGCGGCCTACGCCCTTGGATCTGCGCCGCTGGCTGCCGCGTCGGCGCCGGGACGGCCACAAGGGCCATTACGGTCACGTCCTGGTGATCGGTGGCGATCATGGTTTCGCCGGCGCGCCGTCCATGAGTGCCCAGGCCGCCGCCCGTTGCGGCGCCGGTTTGGTCAGTCTCGCCACCCGCGCCGAAAATCTGACCGCGGTACTGGCCCGGCAGCCGGAAATCATGGTGCGGGCGGTGGAGGACGTGGCCGAGCTGGAGCCGCTGCTGGAACGTGCCACGGTTGTGGCGGTGGGGCCGGGGCTGGGCACTGGCGAGTGGGGGCAAACGTTACTGAAACGGGCACTGATGACGGACCTGCCGCTGGTGCTGGACGCTGATGCCTTGAACTTGCTGGCCGATTGGGGCGTGGACGCCAATGATCACTGGGTATTGACGCCCCATCCCGGTGAGGCCGGACGGCTGTTGGGCAGCGACAGCGCCACTGTGCAACGGGATCGCTTTGCCGCCGTGGAAGCCCTGGCCAGCCGTTACGGCGGTGCCGCCCTGCTCAAGGGGTTGGGTACTCTGGTGCGTGGCGGGGACGGTTGCGCTCTGATCAGCGACGGCAACCCTGGCATGGGCAGTGGCGGCATGGGCGATGTGCTCACCGGCGTCATCGCCGCGTTGCTGGCCCAGGGGGTTCCGCCGTACCAGGCCGCTGCCCTGGGCGCCATGGCGCACGCCCGGGCCGCCGACCGGGCCGCCGCCGAGCACGGCGAGCGCGGGCTGTTGGCCACGGATCTTTTACCGCCGTTACGATGGGAATTGAATGGAAAATAAACCAACCGGATCCCGCTATCTGGCGGACGAGACGGCCACCCTGGCCCTGGGCGCGGAATTGGCCGCCGTGCTCAAATCCGGCCAGTGCGTTTATCTGCTGGGGGACCTGGGGGCGGGCAAGACCACCCTGATGCGCGGGCTGCTGCGGGGGCTGGGTCACCAGGGGGCGGTGAAGAGCCCGACTTATACTCTGGTGGAACCCTATGAACTCAATGGCGTCCATATCTATCATTTTGACTTGTACCGGCTGGCGGATCCCGAGGAGCTGGAATTGATCGGCATCCGGGATTATTTCGACGGCCAAGGGCTGTGTGTGTTGGAATGGCCGCAAAAAGGCGCCGGGGTGATTCCGGCGCCGGATCTCACCGTGACACTGACCGTGCAGCCGCCGGGGCGTAATGCGAATTTGGAGTGGGCATAGCCGAACTATGGGTGTAAATCAGCGTAAGTCCGTCCGGGGAATGATGGCATGGCGTCTGCTCATCAGCATGCTGGGCGGCCTTCTGGCGATGGCGGCACAGGCGGCGGTGAAAGTGGATTCCGTGCGCATGCACCGGGCTCCGGATCATACCCGGGT
This sequence is a window from Alloalcanivorax dieselolei B5. Protein-coding genes within it:
- the orn gene encoding oligoribonuclease, with amino-acid sequence MPSKDNLIWIDLEMTGLSPEQDRIIEIATIVTDANLQVLAEGPVLAVHQSDQRLAAMDEWNTRHHGNSGLTDRVRASRVDEAEAERQTLLFLAQYVDEKMSPMCGNSICQDRRFLARYMPTLEAFFHYRNLDVSTLKELAARWKPQILSGVKKENKHLALDDIRESIAELAYYREHFIRE
- the asd gene encoding archaetidylserine decarboxylase (Phosphatidylserine decarboxylase is synthesized as a single chain precursor. Generation of the pyruvoyl active site from a Ser is coupled to cleavage of a Gly-Ser bond between the larger (beta) and smaller (alpha chains). It is an integral membrane protein.) yields the protein MKDLWQRLFVALQYLLPHHALSRLVGILARSETPWVKDTFIGLFIRRFQVDLSEAEITEAGRFPHFNAFFTRALREGARPLPEQADAIACPADGTVSQLGAIEGDRIFQAKGHNYSLFELLGGDHDLATEFLGGQFATVYLSPKDYHRVHMPATGTLRETRYVPGRLFSVNQATTERVPGLFARNERLVCVFDTEQGPMAVILVGAMIVAGIETVFSGQVTPLPRHVTHSDYRNRQPVTLQRGEELGRFLLGSTAIVLFARGHAEFDAALAAESPVRMGQAMGTLR
- the queG gene encoding tRNA epoxyqueuosine(34) reductase QueG gives rise to the protein MDFTHFKTQLAEQARLLGFQQLGVADIDLGEAETRLRRWLDAGYHGEMKWMEAHGHKRSRPQELEPGTLRVISLRMNYLPPDTQPVKLLKQGEKAYVSRYALGRDYHKLVRKRLATLARWIREQVSDSELARAFVDSAPVMEKPLAAKAGLGWQGKHTLLLNREAGSWFFLGEIYTDLPLPVDQPVEDRCGKCSACMTVCPTDAIVAPYQLDARRCISYLTIEHPGSIPEALRAGIGNRIFGCDDCQLMCPWNRFAQFTGEHDFQPRHQLENSDLVTLFLWDEATFLRCTEGSPIRRAGYQRWLRNLAVALGNGPASTEAIGALRSRRDDPSELVREHVNWALHRLLA
- the mutY gene encoding A/G-specific adenine glycosylase, coding for MLAWYDQHGRKDLPWQHPRTPYRVWVSEIMLQQTQVITVIDYFQRFMEVFPDVHRLAAAEVDQVLHLWTGLGYYARARNLHKAARQLVGDHDGEFPDTVEEVASLPGIGRSTAGAILAQSRGVRAPILDGNVKRVLTRLHAVAGWPGQKAVENRLWELAEHYTPHHRLADYTQAMMDLGATLCTRRRPACGGCPLHRRCQAHADGNPEQYPGRKPAKAKPVRQSRMLILQSDDGSVWLEPRPPSGIWGGLWCFPQQDLEESPESLLTQWGLTARHRETLTPFRHTFSHFHLDVEPALIQVDGTGTRLGEDRGRWVDPTDPGELGLAAPVKKLLGGLRQPRQQSML
- the rsgA gene encoding small ribosomal subunit biogenesis GTPase RsgA gives rise to the protein MAKRNLNRRQRWRIEKIQAERRDRMQRKAEKDQPVATTLGEEQWGTVTAHFGGQVLVEARDGTRTRCHFRANLEQLVVGDRVLWHPPHSEGTGVVTAVEPRHSVLKRPDNYGNLKPVAANVDRLLVVFAPRPAPSSALLDRYLVAAELSGIEPVLVLNKTDLLDDGNRDHAEHICALYRHLGYQVITLSAHGDGHQLASLRAALADATSVFVGQSGVGKSSLVNAILPEAELPVGEISEMSGLGQHTTTTARLFHFPEGGHLIDSPGIREFGLWHIDEQELLHGYRELSERAGHCRFRNCTHRHEPGCALLEAAQDDAFIHERLNNYFQIADTLDDEARARY
- a CDS encoding sulfurtransferase encodes the protein MSLPLLLEPAELANHLDDANLLIVDLSKEQVYAQAHVPGAVHLDFKRLQTGTQPAPGLLPDDDTLSDLFSELGLTPDTQVVAYDDEGGGWAGRLLWTLDYIGHAHYTYLNGGIHAWLAADLPTSSEPHTPTPGDYEVSLHKAGVNVDLETVLAEYQNPDVVIWDARSEEEYAGIRAFAQKGGHIPGAVHYEWTDAMDKNDHLRVRDLDTLHQELAELGITADRKVITHCQTHHRSSFTWLVGKLLGFPHIAGYAGSWAEWGNHPDTPFEKSE
- a CDS encoding sensor histidine kinase, with product MVKFRNFLLFLGLALCAARLWAAPVVVPDGHQSQVAVAKSMDVLVDPEGRWDLPQVREDFSSRFTVNTAEEPNFGFTSSVIWLRFTLDTSKVMNQSWYLVERYPILDHITLYAPRPDGGYDEVAMGDTLPFHMRMMNHRAFIFPLDTDRPGPRTFYVKVSGKGAINLSPVLYNSTGLVEYTYRDTLLYGVFYGCLLIMVIYNALLALSLREPVYLYFVAFLVGMVIFILNINGFGLQFVWPLWPKLNEYYWLGIYISCPALAMYSRSFLELRVRFPRYDRVLRHYLIGAFVLLAVQLMIVPPWSYYLSTALVGVTVVLFSWLGWMVLSQGYRAARLYVLAWWVFMLLVFIFILGIVGWLPYTSFITILPHLATLWVVVMLSLALGDRIRFLERERNSLFEESRRNLERHVAEMERVNRDKSTFLQYVSHELNTPINWLGAADTLSDDDDRRDTWNLVRKGQQRLMGMVSTSLRYFDLSDRESPTLITVCDPYWLVEALTTSRCECLEQSGLKVQNRVSERLRVRANESELQEVLAMALDNAIRFSPAGEIIDVSSQRLDGVGEIRMRDNGRGVGTDQLESLFEPFFIMGSRHHEDGFGLSLAMARVMIEQSGGRIWAESAGEGQGFTLVIRLPLAE
- a CDS encoding AsmA family protein; this encodes MGRAIKIIVIVIVAIVVLLAAAIFVVTQVIDPNDFKPQIEEQARKNANLDLSIPGDLSWQFWPSLGVSLGRTEARIADEEELFAALDNASVSVAVWPLLLGQVEMDGVLIDGLEVNLREDQQGGNWERIGPQDDTSQDQTEEEQQTADGGEEGSTLDIPLTIPSVDITNGRISYRNATDGTDIRVEHFNFNARDVSLDQPFPLEMSLRYQDQSDMRVDLNLKTTLAANLDANHFVLNPMMLDANIAGATAQPVDVHLEQALDVNLDEDSANLTNLVLQAAGTRTTGEARITGLTGDMVVAGKLDTEPFNLNTVLKTLGEPAIETRGDSALNKVAMSATLSGPANSVIAKPLTLTLDNSTINGSAGLQNLESGKIVFDLTMDKIVLDQYLPPESPSSEDKPAATGGDAGKSGGTANLTEAELIPVESLRPLLLDGKFRIGHLTFEQIEASDLSFAVSAANGVLKLTQASGKTLNGDFSASGTLNVAGKTPRISARTKVNRMQIQPIAKMAMKDDLATGLFSMDGDFNASGNSQKALVESAKGNLNLGLADGTVRGLNLYNTLVGGINDTLGGLKGLTALIPDQQSGKLPSVLSEDTKIIDLTSQTRLDKQVAYLESLDATLEKGSLSGNGWFNVLTQQFDLHIGMKSPELDGGKYLGDATWPLRCQGSLESSPAKWCGPDRDGFRKIAQQAATNAAKGKLKDKLGIDAEGDTTEEVLKNAAGQKAREEIEKQRDKLNEKLGDKLKGLFN